A single region of the Ctenopharyngodon idella isolate HZGC_01 chromosome 21, HZGC01, whole genome shotgun sequence genome encodes:
- the capn5b gene encoding calpain-5 isoform X3 → MFPTLFQVLFVFSPLLINHNKNKMYSIFWTKYNIFGHGLCSPSLKYIFVYPGSMFVIHTMLFAFFIYLFFFSHQFHTYTSLSLCLFLHQELCDDPHLFVDGISAHDLHQGQLGNCWFVAACTSLASRESLWQKVIPDWKEQEWDPEKEDSYAGIFHFRFWRFGEWMDVVIDDRLPTVDNQLVYCHSNDSNEFWSALVEKAYAKVYGCYEALDGGNTADALVDFTGGVSEPMDLLEGQFAQDEVARNQLFERVLKVHNRDGLISCSIRATTVEDMEARLDCGLVKGHAYAVTDVRKVRLGHGLLAFFKSEKLHMIRMRNPWGEKEWSGPWSDSSEEWKKVSKSEREKLGVTVQDDGEFWMNFEDFCHYFTDLILCRLINTSYLSIHKTWEEEVMRGSWIHRDDPLRNRAGGCINHKATFLQNPQYVFDVRKIEDEVLICLQQKERRATPKEGKGENLAIGFDIHRVELNRKYRMHSAQQKVAGSIYINSRCVFLRKELKEGRYIIIPTTFDPGQQGEFLLRVFTDVPSDCKELTLDEPPQTCWTGICGYPQLVTQVHVLSADGLQGQDANGELHCLISHKTRSDFYTGASDPYVIITCEGEKVRSPVHKDTRCPNFDIKGIFYRKKPKEGIHIEVSWKSTIRM, encoded by the exons ATGTTTCCAACACTTTTTCAAGTACTTTTTGTGTTTTCCCCTCTTCTcattaatcataataaaaacaaaatgtactcTATTTTTTGGACAAAGTACAATATTTTTGGACATGGTCTTTGCAGTccttctttaaaatatatctttGTTTACCCTGGGTCCATGTTTGTTATTCACACTatgctttttgctttttttatttatttattttttttctctcaccaATTTCACACTTATACATCTCTCTCTTTGTGTCTGTTTCTCCATCAGGAGCTGTGTGATGATCCTCACTTGTTTGTGGATGGGATCAGTGCCCATGATCTGCACCAAGGGCAGCTGGGAAACTGCTGGTTTGTGGCGGCCTGCACCAGCTTGGCTTCCCGAGAGTCTCTGTGGCAGAAA GTTATTCCAGACTGGAAGGAGCAGGAATGGGATCCAGAGAAGGAGGACTCTTATGCAGGAATTTTCCACTTCCGCTTCTGGCGGTTTGGGGAATGGATGGACGTGGTGATCGATGACCGTCTCCCTACAGTGGACAACCAGCTGGTGTACTGCCATTCAAATGATAGCAATGAATTCTGGAGTGCCCTTGTGGAAAAAGCCTATGCCAA AGTTTATGGTTGCTATGAAGCATTGGATGGTGGGAACACGGCTGATGCCCTGGTGGACTTCACTGGCGGAGTGTCGGAACCTATGGACCTTCTGGAGGGCCAGTTTGCTCAGGATGAAGTCGCCAGAAACCAGCTCTTTGAAAGAGTGCTCAAGGTCCATAATCGAGATGGCCTTATCAGCTGCTCTATCAGG GCAACCACAGTAGAGGACATGGAGGCAAGACTGGACTGTGGGTTAGTGAAAGGCCACGCCTATGCAGTGACCGATGTTCGCAAGGTTCGCCTGGGACATGGCCTGCTGGCATTTTTCAAGTCAGAAAAGCTACACATGATCCGCATGAGGAACCCTTGGGGCGAGAAGGAATGGAGTGGACCCTGGAGCGACAG CTCAGAGGAGTGGAAGAAAGTGAgcaagagtgagagagagaaactggGCGTCACTGTTCAGGATGATGGAGAGTTTTG GATGAACTTTGAGGATTTCTGTCACTACTTCACCGACCTGATCCTGTGTCGACTAATAAACACATCCTACTTGAGCATTCATAAGACTTGGGAGGAGGAGGTGATGAGAGGCTCCTGGATCCACCGAGACGACCCGCTCCGCAACCGTGCCGGAGGCTGCATTAACCATAAAGCCACTTTTCTTCAAAACCCACAG TATGTTTTTGATGTAAGAAAAATAGAAGACGAGGTGCTGATCTGCCTGCAGCAAAAGGAACGCAGAGCTACTCCCAAGGAGGGCAAAGGCGAGAACCTAGCCATTGGATTTGACATCCATAGG GTGGAGTTGAACAGAAAATACAGAATGCACTCAGCTCAGCAGAAGGTCGCAGGGTCGATCTACATCAACTCTCGCTGCGTGTTTCTGAGGAAAGAGCTGAAGGAGGGGCGTTACATCATCATCCCTACAACCTTTGACCCTGGTCAACAAGGAGAGTTCCTGCTCAGAGTCTTCACTGATGTGCCTTCAGACTGCAA AGAATTAACACTGGACGAGCCTCCTCAGACATGCTGGACTGGGATTTGCGGCTACCCTCAGCTGGTCACCCAGGTGCATGTGTTAAGTGCCGACGGCCTGCAGGGCCAAGACGCCAATGGAG AGCTGCACTGCTTGATCTCCCACAAGACACGCTCTGACTTCTACACAGGAG ccTCTGACCCGTATGTGATCATCACCTGTGAGGGGGAGAAAGTTCGTTCCCCCGTGCACAAAGACACACGCTGCCCTAATTTTGATATTAAGGGAATATTCTACCGCAAAAAGCCAAAGGAAGGCATTCACATCGAGGTGAGTTGGAA ATCTACAATAAGAATGTGA
- the capn5b gene encoding calpain-5 isoform X1, translating into MFPTLFQVLFVFSPLLINHNKNKMYSIFWTKYNIFGHGLCSPSLKYIFVYPGSMFVIHTMLFAFFIYLFFFSHQFHTYTSLSLCLFLHQELCDDPHLFVDGISAHDLHQGQLGNCWFVAACTSLASRESLWQKVIPDWKEQEWDPEKEDSYAGIFHFRFWRFGEWMDVVIDDRLPTVDNQLVYCHSNDSNEFWSALVEKAYAKVYGCYEALDGGNTADALVDFTGGVSEPMDLLEGQFAQDEVARNQLFERVLKVHNRDGLISCSIRATTVEDMEARLDCGLVKGHAYAVTDVRKVRLGHGLLAFFKSEKLHMIRMRNPWGEKEWSGPWSDSSEEWKKVSKSEREKLGVTVQDDGEFWMNFEDFCHYFTDLILCRLINTSYLSIHKTWEEEVMRGSWIHRDDPLRNRAGGCINHKATFLQNPQYVFDVRKIEDEVLICLQQKERRATPKEGKGENLAIGFDIHRVELNRKYRMHSAQQKVAGSIYINSRCVFLRKELKEGRYIIIPTTFDPGQQGEFLLRVFTDVPSDCKELTLDEPPQTCWTGICGYPQLVTQVHVLSADGLQGQDANGELHCLISHKTRSDFYTGASDPYVIITCEGEKVRSPVHKDTRCPNFDIKGIFYRKKPKEGIHIEIPSRCTVMWRST; encoded by the exons ATGTTTCCAACACTTTTTCAAGTACTTTTTGTGTTTTCCCCTCTTCTcattaatcataataaaaacaaaatgtactcTATTTTTTGGACAAAGTACAATATTTTTGGACATGGTCTTTGCAGTccttctttaaaatatatctttGTTTACCCTGGGTCCATGTTTGTTATTCACACTatgctttttgctttttttatttatttattttttttctctcaccaATTTCACACTTATACATCTCTCTCTTTGTGTCTGTTTCTCCATCAGGAGCTGTGTGATGATCCTCACTTGTTTGTGGATGGGATCAGTGCCCATGATCTGCACCAAGGGCAGCTGGGAAACTGCTGGTTTGTGGCGGCCTGCACCAGCTTGGCTTCCCGAGAGTCTCTGTGGCAGAAA GTTATTCCAGACTGGAAGGAGCAGGAATGGGATCCAGAGAAGGAGGACTCTTATGCAGGAATTTTCCACTTCCGCTTCTGGCGGTTTGGGGAATGGATGGACGTGGTGATCGATGACCGTCTCCCTACAGTGGACAACCAGCTGGTGTACTGCCATTCAAATGATAGCAATGAATTCTGGAGTGCCCTTGTGGAAAAAGCCTATGCCAA AGTTTATGGTTGCTATGAAGCATTGGATGGTGGGAACACGGCTGATGCCCTGGTGGACTTCACTGGCGGAGTGTCGGAACCTATGGACCTTCTGGAGGGCCAGTTTGCTCAGGATGAAGTCGCCAGAAACCAGCTCTTTGAAAGAGTGCTCAAGGTCCATAATCGAGATGGCCTTATCAGCTGCTCTATCAGG GCAACCACAGTAGAGGACATGGAGGCAAGACTGGACTGTGGGTTAGTGAAAGGCCACGCCTATGCAGTGACCGATGTTCGCAAGGTTCGCCTGGGACATGGCCTGCTGGCATTTTTCAAGTCAGAAAAGCTACACATGATCCGCATGAGGAACCCTTGGGGCGAGAAGGAATGGAGTGGACCCTGGAGCGACAG CTCAGAGGAGTGGAAGAAAGTGAgcaagagtgagagagagaaactggGCGTCACTGTTCAGGATGATGGAGAGTTTTG GATGAACTTTGAGGATTTCTGTCACTACTTCACCGACCTGATCCTGTGTCGACTAATAAACACATCCTACTTGAGCATTCATAAGACTTGGGAGGAGGAGGTGATGAGAGGCTCCTGGATCCACCGAGACGACCCGCTCCGCAACCGTGCCGGAGGCTGCATTAACCATAAAGCCACTTTTCTTCAAAACCCACAG TATGTTTTTGATGTAAGAAAAATAGAAGACGAGGTGCTGATCTGCCTGCAGCAAAAGGAACGCAGAGCTACTCCCAAGGAGGGCAAAGGCGAGAACCTAGCCATTGGATTTGACATCCATAGG GTGGAGTTGAACAGAAAATACAGAATGCACTCAGCTCAGCAGAAGGTCGCAGGGTCGATCTACATCAACTCTCGCTGCGTGTTTCTGAGGAAAGAGCTGAAGGAGGGGCGTTACATCATCATCCCTACAACCTTTGACCCTGGTCAACAAGGAGAGTTCCTGCTCAGAGTCTTCACTGATGTGCCTTCAGACTGCAA AGAATTAACACTGGACGAGCCTCCTCAGACATGCTGGACTGGGATTTGCGGCTACCCTCAGCTGGTCACCCAGGTGCATGTGTTAAGTGCCGACGGCCTGCAGGGCCAAGACGCCAATGGAG AGCTGCACTGCTTGATCTCCCACAAGACACGCTCTGACTTCTACACAGGAG ccTCTGACCCGTATGTGATCATCACCTGTGAGGGGGAGAAAGTTCGTTCCCCCGTGCACAAAGACACACGCTGCCCTAATTTTGATATTAAGGGAATATTCTACCGCAAAAAGCCAAAGGAAGGCATTCACATCGAG
- the capn5b gene encoding calpain-5 isoform X2, whose product MFSSVKAFEGQHYATLKRQCLQSGELFEDPLFPAIDHSLFYLGNRIGHVHWKRPGELCDDPHLFVDGISAHDLHQGQLGNCWFVAACTSLASRESLWQKVIPDWKEQEWDPEKEDSYAGIFHFRFWRFGEWMDVVIDDRLPTVDNQLVYCHSNDSNEFWSALVEKAYAKVYGCYEALDGGNTADALVDFTGGVSEPMDLLEGQFAQDEVARNQLFERVLKVHNRDGLISCSIRATTVEDMEARLDCGLVKGHAYAVTDVRKVRLGHGLLAFFKSEKLHMIRMRNPWGEKEWSGPWSDSSEEWKKVSKSEREKLGVTVQDDGEFWMNFEDFCHYFTDLILCRLINTSYLSIHKTWEEEVMRGSWIHRDDPLRNRAGGCINHKATFLQNPQYVFDVRKIEDEVLICLQQKERRATPKEGKGENLAIGFDIHRVELNRKYRMHSAQQKVAGSIYINSRCVFLRKELKEGRYIIIPTTFDPGQQGEFLLRVFTDVPSDCKELTLDEPPQTCWTGICGYPQLVTQVHVLSADGLQGQDANGASDPYVIITCEGEKVRSPVHKDTRCPNFDIKGIFYRKKPKEGIHIEIYNKNVIVDTFLGQVTLFSDPNDRQEQHTVYLKDKGSRQDNNLPGTLTVRVITCTTLTNI is encoded by the exons GAGCTGTGTGATGATCCTCACTTGTTTGTGGATGGGATCAGTGCCCATGATCTGCACCAAGGGCAGCTGGGAAACTGCTGGTTTGTGGCGGCCTGCACCAGCTTGGCTTCCCGAGAGTCTCTGTGGCAGAAA GTTATTCCAGACTGGAAGGAGCAGGAATGGGATCCAGAGAAGGAGGACTCTTATGCAGGAATTTTCCACTTCCGCTTCTGGCGGTTTGGGGAATGGATGGACGTGGTGATCGATGACCGTCTCCCTACAGTGGACAACCAGCTGGTGTACTGCCATTCAAATGATAGCAATGAATTCTGGAGTGCCCTTGTGGAAAAAGCCTATGCCAA AGTTTATGGTTGCTATGAAGCATTGGATGGTGGGAACACGGCTGATGCCCTGGTGGACTTCACTGGCGGAGTGTCGGAACCTATGGACCTTCTGGAGGGCCAGTTTGCTCAGGATGAAGTCGCCAGAAACCAGCTCTTTGAAAGAGTGCTCAAGGTCCATAATCGAGATGGCCTTATCAGCTGCTCTATCAGG GCAACCACAGTAGAGGACATGGAGGCAAGACTGGACTGTGGGTTAGTGAAAGGCCACGCCTATGCAGTGACCGATGTTCGCAAGGTTCGCCTGGGACATGGCCTGCTGGCATTTTTCAAGTCAGAAAAGCTACACATGATCCGCATGAGGAACCCTTGGGGCGAGAAGGAATGGAGTGGACCCTGGAGCGACAG CTCAGAGGAGTGGAAGAAAGTGAgcaagagtgagagagagaaactggGCGTCACTGTTCAGGATGATGGAGAGTTTTG GATGAACTTTGAGGATTTCTGTCACTACTTCACCGACCTGATCCTGTGTCGACTAATAAACACATCCTACTTGAGCATTCATAAGACTTGGGAGGAGGAGGTGATGAGAGGCTCCTGGATCCACCGAGACGACCCGCTCCGCAACCGTGCCGGAGGCTGCATTAACCATAAAGCCACTTTTCTTCAAAACCCACAG TATGTTTTTGATGTAAGAAAAATAGAAGACGAGGTGCTGATCTGCCTGCAGCAAAAGGAACGCAGAGCTACTCCCAAGGAGGGCAAAGGCGAGAACCTAGCCATTGGATTTGACATCCATAGG GTGGAGTTGAACAGAAAATACAGAATGCACTCAGCTCAGCAGAAGGTCGCAGGGTCGATCTACATCAACTCTCGCTGCGTGTTTCTGAGGAAAGAGCTGAAGGAGGGGCGTTACATCATCATCCCTACAACCTTTGACCCTGGTCAACAAGGAGAGTTCCTGCTCAGAGTCTTCACTGATGTGCCTTCAGACTGCAA AGAATTAACACTGGACGAGCCTCCTCAGACATGCTGGACTGGGATTTGCGGCTACCCTCAGCTGGTCACCCAGGTGCATGTGTTAAGTGCCGACGGCCTGCAGGGCCAAGACGCCAATGGAG ccTCTGACCCGTATGTGATCATCACCTGTGAGGGGGAGAAAGTTCGTTCCCCCGTGCACAAAGACACACGCTGCCCTAATTTTGATATTAAGGGAATATTCTACCGCAAAAAGCCAAAGGAAGGCATTCACATCGAG ATCTACAATAAGAATGTGATTGTTGACACCTTCCTGGGTCAGGTGACCCTCTTTAGTGACCCTAACGACCGCCAAGAGCAGCACACGGTCTACCTTAAAGACAAGGGTAGTCGCCAAGACAACAACCTTCCAGGCACGCTGACTGTGCGTGTGATCACCTGCACCACTTTAACCAACATCTGA
- the ompb gene encoding olfactory marker protein b has translation MSLELTFNPDIQLTEMMRLRAQSLQQRGQKGQEGERLLRPSEHVYRLDFSEQALHFTRWNIRIPTPGRLNIIATSQLWTPDLTHLMTRQLLEPTGLFWKSADDDVIQCYEADAQEFGERIAELAKVRKVMYFLFAFEDGLTPESIECSIEFQTSE, from the coding sequence ATGTCTCTTGAGTTGACATTCAACCCTGACATACAGCTGACAGAGATGATGCGTCTGCGCGCACAGTCTCTACAGCAGCGGGGCCAGAAAGGCCAGGAAGGAGAGCGTCTACTGAGGCCCAGCGAGCACGTCTACCGTCTGGACTTCTCCGAACAGGCCCTGCATTTCACCCGCTGGAACATCCGCATCCCTACCCCTGGCCGCCTCAACATCATTGCCACCTCCCAGCTCTGGACACCCGACCTCACCCATCTCATGACCCGCCAGCTCCTCGAACCGACAGGGCTCTTCTGGAAAAGCGCAGATGACGATGTCATCCAATGCTACGAGGCTGATGCCCAGGAGTTTGGCGAGAGGATAGCCGAGCTGGCCAAGGTCCGCAAGGTGATGTATTTTCTGTTCGCCTTTGAAGATGGCTTGACTCCGGAGAGCATCGAGTGCTCCATTGAATTCCAGACCTCCGAGTGA